In the Topomyia yanbarensis strain Yona2022 chromosome 3, ASM3024719v1, whole genome shotgun sequence genome, one interval contains:
- the LOC131689370 gene encoding large ribosomal subunit protein P2-like, whose amino-acid sequence MRYVAAYLLAVLGGNDSPANADIAKILSSVGIEAHSARVTKEVTELKGKSVEELNASGREKLSSMPAGGAAPAASSAAAGSAVAAPAEAKKVVKKEKSESEDDGIRSL is encoded by the coding sequence ATGCGTTACGTGGCTGCATACCTTTTGGCCGTCCTGGGCGGAAATGATTCCCCAGCGAACGCTGACATCGCGAAGATCCTCAGCTCGGTCGGTATTGAAGCGCATTCGGCCCGCGTCACAAAGGAGGTTACTGAGCTTAAGGGTAAATCTGTGGAGGAGCTGAACGCTTCCGGCCGCGAGAAACTGTCCTCGATGCCAGCTGGTGGAGCTGCTCCGGCTGCCAGTAGTGCCGCTGCTGGTTCTGCTGTTGCCGCTCCGGCCGAGGCGAAGAAGGTGGTGAAGAAGGAGAAATCCGAGTCCGAGGATGATGGGATTCGGTCTCTTTGA